From the Daphnia magna isolate NIES linkage group LG3, ASM2063170v1.1, whole genome shotgun sequence genome, one window contains:
- the LOC116918169 gene encoding UDP-glucuronosyltransferase 2A3 isoform X1, with protein sequence MSSYSSIALSFLLSLSLASSHNILVFMPFGSHSHKATLIPLVQGLLERNHSVTFITNQESTDLRYHKMMYNLDEVVVPNLNYSMLDPESAEQNFFELAAQHSIRSQLKIFRHLSSQIDKVLEYTYTDAGVQSVLRHGQFDLVLLSQVVSYAGYPLAWHFRCPFILSSPNVLMTDSAYLLGDSEHTEYVPFFLMAMTDKMNLAQRIINTVITHLLNFFQDTFIFPRIQPTIEKYFPGAPSLIEMKANVSAAFANTHPAFSYPRAYPPGVVELGGIHCRPAEPLSRSIEEFVSGAGNDGFVLFGVGSIIPMDEMPRQMLDVFIRVFSRLRQRVVWQWRGTNKPANLSDNILLLDWLPQQDLLGHEKCRLFLTHGGLLSTQEAIYHGVPVLGLPFISDQLLNMDKAVRDGYALQLRWNQIEEKLLHRTIRQLIYKDTYVTNVKRRQSLLRDQSETPLERGLYWTEYIARHKGAKHLQLGSRDLNRFQRSLIDVYLILATATSLFIFVTWRCLRRFEFFIRFIKLDLF encoded by the exons ATGTCGTCCTACTCTTCGATagctctctcttttcttctctcgCTGAGCCTGGCTAGTAGTCACAACATCCTGGTCTTCATGCCATTTGGATCCCATAGTCACAAAGCCACTCTCATCCCCCTTGTTCAAGGCTTATTAGA gAGGAACCATAGCGTGACCTTCATCACCAACCAAGAATCAACCGACCTTCGATACCACAAAATGATGTACAACTTGGACGAAGTAGTTGTTCCCAACTTGAACTATTCGATGCTGGATCCGGAAAGCGCCGAGCAGAATTTTTTCGAATTAGCCGCCCAGCACTCGATCCGATcccaattgaaaatctttcgCCATTTATCGAGTCAAATAGACAAAGTCCTCGAGTACACTTACACTGATGCAGGCGTCCAATCAGTATTACGTCACGGCCAATTCGATTTAGTCCTTTTGTCTCAAGTCGTTTCGTACGCCGGCTACCCGCTGGCTTGGCACTTCCGTTGTCCTTTCATCTTGTCCAGTCCGAATGTTCTAATGACAGATTCCGCGTACCTGCTGGGTGATTCGGAGCACACG gaGTACGTCCCTTTCTTTCTGATGGCCATGACGGACAAAATGAATTTGGCGCAGCGAATAATCAATACGGTTATCACTCATCTGCTCAACTTCTTTCAAGACACGTTCATCTTTCCACGCATTCAACCAACCATAGAGAAATATTTTCCTGGAGCGCCATCCTTGATTGAAATGAAGGCCAACGTCAGCGCCGCTTTCGCTAACACTCATCCCGCCTTCAGTTATCCTCGAGCATATCCACCAGGTGTGGTTGAGCTGGGCGGAATTCACTGCCGACCTGCTGAACCTCTTTCGCGTTCCATTGAAGAGTTTGTCTCCGGTGCCGGTAATGATGGCTTCGTTCTATTCGGAGTCGGTTCCATTATCCCGATGGACGAAATGCCTCGTCAAATGTTGGACGTCTTTATTCGAGTATTTTCCCGGTTACGCCAGCGCGTCGTCTGGCAATGGAGGGGAACCAACAAGCCGGCCAATTTGTCCGATAATATTTTACTACTTGACTGGCTCCCTCAGCAGGATCTCTTAG GTCACGAGAAATGTCGACTTTTCCTAACTCACGGGGGTCTACTCAGTACCCAAGAGGCAATCTACCATGGTGTTCCCGTTCTCGGTCTTCCCTTCATAAGTGATCAGTTGCTCAACATGGACAAGGCAGTGCGTGACGGGTACGCCCTTCAACTGCGTTGGAACCAGATCGAAGAGAAGCTGCTACATCGCACAATCCGGCAGTTGATTTACAAAGACACTTATGTCACAAATGTCAAACGACGCCAGAGTTTGCTGCGTGACCAGTCTGAAACTCCGCTGGAACGCGGATTGTACTGGACCGAGTATATTGCTCGTCACAAGGGTGCCAAGCACCTCCAGCTGGGCTCACGAGACCTCAATCGTTTTCAGCGATCGCTGATCGACGTCTACCTCATTCTTGCCACCGCTACTAGCCTTTTCATTTTCGTCACTTGGCGTTGTCTCCGACGCTTCGAATTTTTCATTCGCTTCATCAAACTCGATTTGTTTTAG
- the LOC116918169 gene encoding UDP-glucuronosyltransferase 2B14 isoform X2 yields MMYNLDEVVVPNLNYSMLDPESAEQNFFELAAQHSIRSQLKIFRHLSSQIDKVLEYTYTDAGVQSVLRHGQFDLVLLSQVVSYAGYPLAWHFRCPFILSSPNVLMTDSAYLLGDSEHTEYVPFFLMAMTDKMNLAQRIINTVITHLLNFFQDTFIFPRIQPTIEKYFPGAPSLIEMKANVSAAFANTHPAFSYPRAYPPGVVELGGIHCRPAEPLSRSIEEFVSGAGNDGFVLFGVGSIIPMDEMPRQMLDVFIRVFSRLRQRVVWQWRGTNKPANLSDNILLLDWLPQQDLLGHEKCRLFLTHGGLLSTQEAIYHGVPVLGLPFISDQLLNMDKAVRDGYALQLRWNQIEEKLLHRTIRQLIYKDTYVTNVKRRQSLLRDQSETPLERGLYWTEYIARHKGAKHLQLGSRDLNRFQRSLIDVYLILATATSLFIFVTWRCLRRFEFFIRFIKLDLF; encoded by the exons ATGATGTACAACTTGGACGAAGTAGTTGTTCCCAACTTGAACTATTCGATGCTGGATCCGGAAAGCGCCGAGCAGAATTTTTTCGAATTAGCCGCCCAGCACTCGATCCGATcccaattgaaaatctttcgCCATTTATCGAGTCAAATAGACAAAGTCCTCGAGTACACTTACACTGATGCAGGCGTCCAATCAGTATTACGTCACGGCCAATTCGATTTAGTCCTTTTGTCTCAAGTCGTTTCGTACGCCGGCTACCCGCTGGCTTGGCACTTCCGTTGTCCTTTCATCTTGTCCAGTCCGAATGTTCTAATGACAGATTCCGCGTACCTGCTGGGTGATTCGGAGCACACG gaGTACGTCCCTTTCTTTCTGATGGCCATGACGGACAAAATGAATTTGGCGCAGCGAATAATCAATACGGTTATCACTCATCTGCTCAACTTCTTTCAAGACACGTTCATCTTTCCACGCATTCAACCAACCATAGAGAAATATTTTCCTGGAGCGCCATCCTTGATTGAAATGAAGGCCAACGTCAGCGCCGCTTTCGCTAACACTCATCCCGCCTTCAGTTATCCTCGAGCATATCCACCAGGTGTGGTTGAGCTGGGCGGAATTCACTGCCGACCTGCTGAACCTCTTTCGCGTTCCATTGAAGAGTTTGTCTCCGGTGCCGGTAATGATGGCTTCGTTCTATTCGGAGTCGGTTCCATTATCCCGATGGACGAAATGCCTCGTCAAATGTTGGACGTCTTTATTCGAGTATTTTCCCGGTTACGCCAGCGCGTCGTCTGGCAATGGAGGGGAACCAACAAGCCGGCCAATTTGTCCGATAATATTTTACTACTTGACTGGCTCCCTCAGCAGGATCTCTTAG GTCACGAGAAATGTCGACTTTTCCTAACTCACGGGGGTCTACTCAGTACCCAAGAGGCAATCTACCATGGTGTTCCCGTTCTCGGTCTTCCCTTCATAAGTGATCAGTTGCTCAACATGGACAAGGCAGTGCGTGACGGGTACGCCCTTCAACTGCGTTGGAACCAGATCGAAGAGAAGCTGCTACATCGCACAATCCGGCAGTTGATTTACAAAGACACTTATGTCACAAATGTCAAACGACGCCAGAGTTTGCTGCGTGACCAGTCTGAAACTCCGCTGGAACGCGGATTGTACTGGACCGAGTATATTGCTCGTCACAAGGGTGCCAAGCACCTCCAGCTGGGCTCACGAGACCTCAATCGTTTTCAGCGATCGCTGATCGACGTCTACCTCATTCTTGCCACCGCTACTAGCCTTTTCATTTTCGTCACTTGGCGTTGTCTCCGACGCTTCGAATTTTTCATTCGCTTCATCAAACTCGATTTGTTTTAG
- the LOC116918176 gene encoding ras-related protein Rab-18, producing MDPSVLTTLKILITGESGVGKSSLLLRFTDDTFDNEQAATIGVDFKVKLINVDGNNVKLAIWDTAGQERFRTLTPSYYRNAQGAILVYDVCSRQSFSRLDAWFDELETYATNTNIVKMLIGNKIDKDRREVSREEGLKFAKKHSMLFIEASAKTKDGVQMAFEELVQKIIQTPGLWEADATSQRGLSLSDKTEAGQSWSCSGYCSMV from the exons ATGGATCCATCTGTTTTGACGACGTTGAAGATTTTGATTACGGGCGAAAGTGGCGTGGGTAAATCAAG TCTGTTACTACGGTTTACCGACGACACTTTCGACAATGAACAGGCAGCAACAATTGGAGTAGATTTCAAGGTTAAACTGATCAATGTTGATGGAAACAATGTGAAGTTGGCCATATGG GATACAGCCGGTCAGGAGAGGTTTCGAACATTAACACCTAGCTATTACAGAAATGCTCAAGGAGCCATTTTAGTTTATGATGTCTGTAGTCGACAGTCCTTCTCCAGGTTAGATGCTTGGTTTGATGAATTGGAAACATATGCTACCAATACAAACATTGTTAAAATGCTGATAGGCAACAAAATTGACAAG GACCGAAGAGAGGTGAGCAGAGAAGAAGGTCTTAAGTTTGCAAAAAAGCATTCTATGCTCTTTATTGAAGCTAGTGCCAAAACTAAAGATGGTGTTCAAATGGCTTTTGAAGAACTCGTCCAGAAG ATTATTCAAACGCCTGGGCTATGGGAAGCTGACGCTACCTCTCAAAGAGGCTTATCCCTCTCCGACAAAACTGAAGCTGGCCAGTCTTGGTCATGTTCTGGCTATTGCAGTATGGTATGA